A stretch of the Streptococcus oralis genome encodes the following:
- the sipA gene encoding PI-2 pilus system signal peptidase SipA: MLLKKKHKKTVTQVNRDKSPPSVWGDILYLVSKLLMVGFILATLYFFVFGLLRYNDDGMKPALKDGDLVVYYRLDKRYSIGDLLVYSYKGKERVARVIATEGSTIDINENGLIINGSPQQEQDIYKETLLYKEGVTFPMKVPAGQLFVLGDNRTTAVDSRAFGTIPIQDTHGKVVTVLRRRGF; encoded by the coding sequence ATGCTACTTAAAAAGAAACATAAGAAAACAGTAACACAAGTCAATCGGGATAAGTCTCCGCCTAGTGTATGGGGAGATATCCTCTACTTAGTCAGTAAGCTTTTGATGGTTGGGTTTATACTGGCCACCCTTTACTTTTTTGTCTTTGGACTATTGAGATACAATGACGATGGCATGAAACCAGCCTTAAAAGATGGCGACTTGGTTGTCTACTATAGATTGGATAAGCGTTATTCGATTGGTGATCTGCTTGTCTATAGTTATAAGGGTAAGGAAAGAGTGGCGCGTGTCATTGCAACCGAAGGAAGTACGATCGATATAAATGAAAATGGTCTCATCATCAACGGTTCTCCTCAACAAGAACAGGATATCTACAAAGAAACGCTGCTCTATAAGGAAGGGGTTACCTTCCCGATGAAAGTCCCAGCAGGACAACTCTTTGTCCTCGGAGACAATCGAACAACGGCTGTAGATAGCCGTGCTTTTGGAACCATTCCAATACAGGATACCCATGGCAAGGTGGTAACAGTCCTAAGGCGACGGGGCTTTTGA
- the pitA gene encoding vWA domain-containing protein: MNIRFDFKKVQIIARRLVTLLAILFLCAPIGMLNADSNTEPQTTLHKTITPISGQDDKYELSLDITSKLGTETQTDPLDVVLVADLSGSMNKRDVPSSTGRTITRLDALKNTLKGTRDRQGLIDTILSNSNNRLSMVGFGGKIDNKFAEQAWNAYYRKWEWGYRYWPYEERTAFYDGVSPWDDAETILNWNNDASGSKTAVSNMRIAGGKSIGTESGIGTGTNISAGIRIANQLIDSARPNAKKVVIVLSDGFANMYYNDNGYTVYNYNNQDGSETAPEWFWNNLDGSINNLAYSLAPKLDGFYSIKFRYSNNVDSITSLQYYMRQHNASIPNEIFSANDEDQLQDSFKDITDKILPLGIHHVTIKDVLSKYVQLLPNGSSEFRVVKEKAGSSEILTENQVTFDTKTTSEGLVEVTAKFSPNYSLEDGARYVLKFTVTSSQDALDAIAGDKKIEAGDAEGSDVNKLYSNKGASVTYSYGIGTSQTKTKEYSDNPTFKPSDPLTVPVEVEWQGVTGARTVITADQPSNVELKLVQKNKNGGSDNQEYRKTNVNVRKNVSNETRNFEKVAKGYQYDLIAPDVPAFTKEIKNVGTETNPSFKVIYKQLPSLTIKKVLKSENNLNKEFWIKVKLTSPDSNPLNGTFGEINVVNGEAKIRVDKRKRWKGILSYLPRGTHYKVEEEATSTIGYHVTYENQEGYLNKDETSTVTNHKLPSLYVTKKVTGVFANLLKSFKITINIKDAQNRPLNGSYNVLVNNKRTILQFTDGRASVDLNKDHTIKIYGLPLDSSYTVEEESNSSIGYQVTYENKEGKLDADKYATVTNDKNSVPETGIDFLSSTLVLGIILPLGGIFFTILLGYLVVHRRK; this comes from the coding sequence ATGAACATTCGCTTTGATTTTAAGAAAGTTCAAATTATTGCGCGCCGTTTAGTTACACTGTTAGCTATTCTCTTTTTGTGTGCTCCGATAGGTATGTTAAATGCTGATTCTAATACAGAACCTCAGACAACTCTTCACAAGACAATTACTCCGATATCCGGACAAGATGACAAGTATGAGTTGTCATTGGATATCACTTCTAAGCTTGGGACAGAAACTCAAACGGATCCCTTAGATGTTGTTTTAGTAGCAGATCTCTCAGGAAGTATGAACAAGAGAGATGTTCCTTCTTCTACTGGCCGAACAATTACAAGATTGGATGCTTTAAAAAATACCCTTAAAGGAACTCGAGATCGTCAGGGATTAATTGATACGATTTTATCCAATTCAAATAATCGGTTATCCATGGTAGGTTTTGGCGGAAAGATTGATAATAAGTTTGCGGAACAAGCATGGAATGCCTACTACCGAAAATGGGAGTGGGGGTATCGGTATTGGCCGTATGAAGAGAGAACAGCATTTTATGATGGTGTGTCCCCATGGGATGATGCGGAAACAATTTTAAATTGGAATAACGATGCTAGTGGTTCAAAGACTGCTGTCAGTAATATGAGAATTGCTGGTGGCAAATCAATAGGGACTGAATCAGGAATCGGTACAGGAACCAATATTAGTGCGGGTATTCGTATTGCTAATCAATTGATAGATAGTGCAAGACCAAATGCCAAGAAGGTTGTTATTGTTCTATCAGATGGTTTTGCCAATATGTATTACAATGATAATGGTTATACAGTTTACAACTATAATAATCAGGATGGATCAGAAACGGCGCCTGAATGGTTCTGGAATAATTTAGATGGCTCTATCAATAATCTAGCCTATAGTCTCGCTCCAAAACTAGATGGCTTTTATTCCATTAAGTTTCGTTATTCAAATAATGTCGACAGTATTACCAGTCTGCAATATTATATGAGGCAACATAATGCCTCCATTCCAAATGAAATATTCTCTGCAAATGATGAAGACCAGTTACAAGACAGTTTCAAAGATATCACTGATAAGATTCTGCCACTGGGAATCCACCACGTGACCATAAAGGATGTTCTTTCTAAGTATGTTCAGCTATTACCGAACGGATCGTCAGAGTTTCGTGTAGTGAAAGAAAAGGCTGGTAGTAGTGAAATATTAACTGAAAATCAAGTAACTTTTGATACCAAAACAACCTCAGAAGGATTAGTGGAAGTTACGGCTAAATTTTCTCCGAATTATTCCTTAGAAGATGGAGCTAGATATGTCCTTAAATTTACTGTTACATCTAGTCAAGATGCCTTAGATGCTATTGCTGGTGATAAGAAGATAGAGGCTGGTGATGCTGAAGGTTCTGATGTCAATAAACTCTATTCCAATAAAGGTGCCAGTGTCACCTATTCCTATGGAATAGGCACCTCCCAAACCAAGACCAAAGAATACTCTGACAACCCAACATTTAAGCCTTCGGATCCATTAACGGTACCAGTGGAAGTTGAATGGCAAGGTGTGACGGGTGCGAGAACTGTTATTACAGCTGATCAACCGAGTAATGTTGAGCTGAAACTGGTTCAAAAGAACAAGAACGGAGGTTCTGACAATCAAGAATATCGAAAGACCAATGTGAATGTTAGAAAAAACGTATCTAATGAAACGAGGAACTTTGAAAAAGTTGCCAAAGGATATCAATACGATTTAATTGCACCGGACGTCCCAGCCTTTACCAAAGAAATAAAAAATGTTGGTACAGAAACTAACCCATCCTTTAAGGTAATCTATAAACAATTACCAAGCCTGACAATCAAAAAAGTGTTGAAATCTGAAAACAACTTGAACAAGGAGTTTTGGATTAAAGTAAAACTAACCTCACCTGATTCTAACCCATTGAATGGAACTTTTGGTGAAATAAATGTTGTGAATGGAGAAGCGAAGATTCGTGTTGACAAACGAAAACGTTGGAAAGGTATTCTAAGCTATCTTCCTCGAGGAACCCATTACAAGGTTGAAGAAGAAGCCACATCAACAATTGGTTACCATGTTACATATGAGAATCAAGAGGGGTATCTGAATAAAGATGAAACCAGTACTGTCACGAACCACAAGCTTCCAAGCTTGTACGTTACAAAAAAGGTTACGGGTGTATTTGCCAATCTATTAAAATCTTTTAAGATTACCATTAACATAAAGGATGCTCAGAATAGACCATTGAATGGTTCCTATAATGTATTGGTGAATAACAAAAGAACGATCTTGCAGTTTACTGATGGACGAGCGTCTGTTGATCTTAACAAAGACCACACGATAAAAATTTATGGGCTACCACTCGATAGCTCCTATACCGTAGAAGAAGAATCAAACTCTTCGATTGGTTATCAGGTTACTTATGAAAACAAAGAAGGTAAGCTTGATGCGGACAAGTATGCAACAGTTACAAATGATAAGAATAGTGTACCTGAGACCGGGATTGACTTCCTCAGCAGTACACTCGTGTTAGGAATAATCCTTCCTCTAGGAGGAATCTTCTTTACAATTCTACTCGGATATCTAGTGGTACATAGGAGAAAATAA
- the pepT gene encoding peptidase T, with product MTYPNLLDRFLTYVKVNTRSDEHSTTTPSTQSQVDFATNVLIPEMKRVGLQNVYYLPNGFAIGTLPANDPSLTRKVGFISHMDTADFNAEGVNPQVIENYDGGAIDLGDSGFKLDPADFKSLQKYPGQTLITTDGTTLLGADDKSGIAEIMTAIEYLAAHPEIKHCEIRVGFGPDEEIGVGANKFDAEDFDVDFAYTVDGGPLGELQYETFSAAAAELHFQGRNVHPGTAKGQMVNALQLAIDFHNQLPENDRPELTDGYQGFYHLMDVSGSVEEARAIYIIRDFEKDAFEARKEAMQSIADKMNQELGNDRVTLTLTDQYYNMKEVIEQDMTPVTIAKAVMEDLGITPIIEPIRGGTDGSKISFMGIPTPNIFAGGENMHGRFEYVSLQTMERAVDTIIGIVTYKD from the coding sequence ATGACTTATCCGAACCTTTTAGATCGTTTTTTGACCTACGTTAAGGTCAACACGCGTTCTGATGAACACTCTACTACTACTCCAAGTACGCAAAGCCAGGTAGATTTTGCGACCAATGTCCTTATTCCCGAAATGAAACGTGTCGGTCTGCAAAACGTCTACTACCTTCCAAATGGTTTTGCTATTGGTACCTTACCAGCTAATGATCCCAGCCTGACACGCAAGGTTGGCTTCATCTCCCACATGGACACTGCTGACTTTAATGCTGAGGGAGTTAATCCGCAAGTCATCGAAAATTACGATGGTGGAGCTATCGACTTGGGTGATTCAGGCTTCAAACTGGATCCTGCTGATTTCAAGAGTCTTCAGAAATATCCGGGCCAAACACTTATCACAACCGATGGCACGACCTTGCTGGGTGCTGATGACAAGTCTGGGATTGCTGAGATTATGACTGCTATTGAATATCTGGCTGCTCATCCTGAAATCAAGCATTGTGAAATCCGTGTCGGTTTTGGACCAGATGAAGAAATTGGTGTCGGTGCCAATAAGTTTGATGCAGAAGACTTTGATGTTGACTTTGCCTATACTGTTGATGGGGGCCCACTAGGGGAGCTTCAGTACGAGACTTTCTCAGCAGCTGCTGCTGAACTCCATTTTCAAGGGCGCAATGTCCATCCTGGTACTGCTAAAGGTCAGATGGTCAATGCACTTCAGCTAGCGATTGATTTTCATAATCAACTTCCTGAGAATGACCGACCTGAACTAACAGATGGTTACCAAGGTTTCTATCATCTTATGGATGTGTCAGGTAGTGTAGAGGAGGCGCGTGCAATCTATATCATTCGAGACTTTGAAAAAGATGCCTTTGAAGCACGTAAAGAAGCTATGCAGTCTATTGCTGACAAGATGAATCAAGAACTTGGGAATGATCGCGTGACCTTGACTCTGACTGACCAGTACTACAATATGAAGGAAGTCATTGAGCAAGACATGACTCCCGTTACCATTGCTAAAGCTGTTATGGAAGATTTAGGAATCACGCCTATTATCGAACCAATTCGTGGAGGAACAGATGGCTCTAAGATTTCCTTTATGGGTATCCCGACTCCAAATATCTTTGCTGGTGGTGAAAACATGCATGGACGTTTTGAATACGTCAGCCTTCAGACTATGGAGCGTGCGGTTGATACCATCATTGGCATTGTAACTTATAAAGACTAA
- a CDS encoding pneumococcal-type histidine triad protein codes for MKKKYLAAGSALVLSLSLCIYALNQHQVEGNKDNNRVSYVDGKQDSQKTETQTPDQVNKKEDIQAEQIVVKITDQGYVTSHGDHFHYYNGKVPFDAIFSEELLMKDVNFQLKDADIVNEIKGGYIIKVDGKYYVYLKDAAHADNIRTKDEIERQKQGHTHDAPTSNSAVALAQSQGRYTTDDGYIFNPSDIIEDTGDAYIVPHGGHYHYIPKSSLSASELAAAQAYLSGTRKQASVTDYRPSPNTTSQTSNPSQEAERSRNPEESLQSLLQQLYALPSSQRYAESDGLIFDPAKISSRTPSGVAIPHGNHYHFIPYTKLSALEEKIARMIPLSSDSGKPTPLENPSKPAEHPAQPNHPHDQDGDHGSQDTNHEDHDHDGEEHDHHHGEEHDHGFATDRVISEDEQGFVVSHGDHAHYFFKKDLTAAQIKAAQDHLKENHQSQHVQPLAKTVESFSRDASDEEKIKYISQTYGVPLEAIRISNGFFVFGNPDQAYDPTHIHPYAVRKEHVRIPLQTGNPELDFLNELYTTALRDGVSPYSLQVESGSFVIPHGDHNHYIKVQTKGYEVALKNKIPALQSTYQPGAFDEQTVLSKVDQLLADSRSLYKDQPIMQRRVELVLGQFTENMKKLATNSTAGYLAALDLFDKQYIHVDQSVAPVETSPLDKKYQALVDKINTLDTDTYGLPKKDLLVHLQEAKLAQDETELAAIEAKLQALQDFRDRTGVTTVEYIKYFYEHVSDGRLREELRNRVAKLTWELYQSQSFLKATDLNKLFPTIYQTKLEVEEALKEEPVSTKVGKTILDTEKVDSQTAKTAIYEFLKELYGDFMPEERVSHVKKEEVDALLTKAAQLLARVKEDGVKQSLAEEAANIKAATEKENADLDEAKTQLEDLLNRIAATIQREKKEAEQDPQTVIIYQKLYNVLLSLHKYLEDNKGSDADFERVDGLFDQLAAKSSDKEGLLTLAKEIISLNQEFRSKASETDSQSKSEKDSETAASKPTEKQAQSESEPSAQ; via the coding sequence ATGAAGAAGAAATACCTTGCAGCAGGATCGGCTCTTGTCCTTTCCCTAAGCCTTTGCATCTATGCATTGAACCAACACCAGGTAGAAGGAAACAAAGATAATAACCGTGTGTCTTATGTCGACGGGAAGCAAGATTCTCAAAAAACAGAGACCCAGACACCAGATCAAGTTAACAAAAAAGAAGATATTCAGGCTGAACAAATTGTTGTGAAAATTACCGATCAAGGTTATGTGACTTCACACGGTGATCATTTCCATTATTACAATGGTAAAGTTCCTTTTGACGCGATTTTCAGCGAAGAACTGTTGATGAAAGATGTCAATTTTCAACTGAAAGACGCTGATATTGTCAATGAAATCAAAGGTGGCTACATTATCAAGGTGGATGGTAAGTATTATGTCTACCTTAAAGATGCGGCTCATGCTGATAACATTCGTACGAAGGACGAAATTGAGCGCCAAAAACAAGGTCATACTCACGATGCACCAACTTCTAACAGTGCAGTGGCGCTTGCGCAATCTCAAGGTCGTTATACTACAGATGATGGCTACATCTTTAATCCGTCTGATATTATAGAGGATACTGGAGATGCCTATATTGTCCCTCATGGTGGACATTACCACTACATTCCAAAGAGCTCCTTGTCTGCTAGCGAATTAGCTGCTGCCCAAGCCTACCTCTCTGGAACTAGAAAACAAGCAAGTGTGACTGACTATCGTCCGAGTCCAAACACAACTAGTCAAACTAGCAATCCGAGTCAAGAAGCTGAAAGATCAAGAAATCCAGAAGAGAGCTTACAGAGTCTATTGCAGCAACTCTATGCTCTTCCAAGTAGTCAACGTTATGCTGAATCAGATGGCTTGATTTTTGACCCTGCTAAGATTTCGAGCAGAACACCGAGTGGCGTGGCGATTCCTCACGGTAATCACTATCATTTCATCCCATATACAAAGCTTTCTGCCTTGGAAGAAAAGATTGCGCGTATGATTCCTTTATCTAGCGACAGTGGGAAGCCAACACCTTTGGAAAATCCAAGCAAACCAGCAGAACATCCAGCTCAACCAAATCATCCTCATGACCAAGACGGTGACCATGGAAGTCAGGATACCAACCACGAAGATCATGACCATGATGGAGAGGAGCATGACCATCACCACGGTGAAGAACATGATCATGGTTTTGCAACTGACCGTGTTATTAGTGAAGATGAGCAAGGGTTTGTAGTTTCTCATGGAGATCACGCTCATTATTTCTTTAAGAAAGACTTGACTGCAGCCCAAATCAAAGCTGCCCAAGATCACTTGAAAGAAAATCATCAGTCTCAGCACGTTCAACCACTTGCAAAGACTGTGGAAAGTTTCTCAAGAGATGCTAGCGATGAAGAAAAAATCAAGTATATCTCACAGACCTACGGGGTTCCGCTCGAAGCGATTCGTATTTCAAACGGCTTCTTTGTCTTTGGAAATCCGGATCAAGCCTATGATCCAACCCATATCCATCCCTATGCTGTTCGAAAAGAACATGTTCGTATTCCTCTCCAAACTGGGAATCCAGAACTGGATTTCCTAAATGAACTGTATACGACTGCCCTACGTGATGGGGTATCTCCTTATAGTTTACAGGTAGAAAGTGGTAGTTTTGTGATTCCTCACGGAGACCACAATCACTACATCAAGGTTCAAACTAAGGGATATGAAGTAGCTTTGAAAAACAAGATTCCAGCCCTACAATCGACCTATCAACCTGGAGCATTTGATGAACAAACAGTTCTATCTAAGGTGGATCAACTTTTAGCAGATAGCAGAAGTCTCTACAAAGATCAGCCAATCATGCAGAGACGTGTTGAACTTGTTTTGGGGCAGTTCACCGAAAATATGAAAAAACTGGCAACAAACTCAACTGCTGGATACCTAGCAGCCTTGGATCTCTTCGATAAACAATACATCCATGTGGATCAAAGTGTGGCACCGGTTGAAACTTCACCTTTAGATAAGAAGTACCAAGCCCTTGTAGATAAGATCAATACACTGGATACGGACACTTATGGCTTGCCTAAGAAAGATCTTTTGGTACATTTGCAGGAAGCAAAACTAGCACAGGATGAGACAGAGTTGGCTGCCATTGAAGCGAAACTGCAGGCCTTGCAAGATTTCCGAGATCGGACAGGAGTTACAACAGTAGAGTACATCAAGTACTTCTACGAACATGTATCTGATGGTCGTTTGAGAGAAGAACTTCGAAACCGTGTTGCTAAATTGACATGGGAACTTTACCAGTCACAATCTTTCCTCAAAGCAACCGACTTGAACAAGTTATTCCCAACTATTTACCAAACTAAGCTAGAAGTAGAAGAAGCTCTCAAAGAAGAACCCGTTTCTACAAAAGTTGGTAAGACTATTCTAGATACGGAAAAAGTAGATAGTCAAACTGCTAAGACCGCCATCTATGAATTCCTAAAAGAACTCTACGGTGATTTTATGCCAGAAGAGCGGGTTAGCCATGTTAAGAAGGAAGAAGTGGATGCTCTCCTAACTAAAGCTGCCCAACTCCTAGCACGTGTCAAAGAAGATGGTGTCAAACAATCCCTAGCTGAAGAAGCAGCTAATATCAAAGCGGCTACTGAAAAGGAAAATGCAGACCTTGACGAAGCTAAAACACAACTTGAGGATCTTTTAAATCGTATTGCAGCGACTATCCAACGAGAGAAAAAAGAAGCAGAACAAGATCCACAAACGGTGATCATCTATCAAAAACTCTATAATGTCTTGCTCTCTCTTCACAAGTATCTTGAGGATAACAAGGGATCCGATGCAGACTTTGAACGTGTTGATGGCCTATTTGATCAACTTGCAGCCAAAAGCAGTGATAAAGAAGGTCTCCTCACTCTAGCTAAAGAAATCATTAGCTTGAACCAGGAATTCCGTTCAAAAGCAAGTGAAACGGATAGCCAATCTAAGTCTGAGAAAGACAGTGAAACAGCTGCTTCTAAACCAACAGAAAAGCAAGCGCAAAGTGAGTCTGAGCCAAGTGCTCAATAA
- a CDS encoding metal ABC transporter substrate-binding protein has product MKKRTFLLLVVGLLVLVLGACGQKEKQEAKGMKIVTSFYPIYAMVKEVSGDLNDVRMIQSSSGIHSFEPSANDIAAIYDADVFVYHSHTLESWAGSLDPNLKNSKVKVLEASEGMTLERVPGLEDVEAGDGIDEKTLYDPHTWLDPEKAGEEAQIIADKLSEIDSANKETYQKNAKNFIAKAQELTKKYQPIFEKASQKTFVTQHTAFSYLAKRFGLKQLGIAGISPEQEPSPRQLTEIQEFVKTYKVKTIFTESNASSKVAETLVKSTGVSLKTLNPLEADPENDKTYLENLEENMNVLAEELK; this is encoded by the coding sequence ATGAAAAAAAGAACATTTCTATTATTAGTGGTAGGTCTGCTGGTTCTTGTCTTAGGAGCATGTGGTCAAAAAGAAAAACAAGAAGCAAAAGGGATGAAGATTGTAACAAGTTTTTACCCAATCTATGCCATGGTCAAAGAGGTATCAGGTGATTTGAATGACGTACGGATGATTCAGTCAAGTAGTGGGATTCACTCCTTTGAACCGTCAGCAAATGACATTGCTGCTATCTATGACGCGGATGTCTTTGTCTACCATTCTCATACGCTCGAATCTTGGGCTGGAAGTCTAGATCCTAACTTGAAAAACTCAAAAGTTAAGGTTTTAGAAGCTTCTGAAGGAATGACCTTGGAGCGTGTTCCAGGTTTAGAAGATGTAGAAGCTGGTGACGGCATCGATGAAAAAACACTCTACGACCCACACACTTGGTTAGATCCTGAAAAAGCAGGTGAAGAAGCTCAGATTATCGCTGACAAACTTTCGGAGATTGATAGTGCTAATAAGGAAACGTATCAAAAGAATGCTAAAAACTTTATCGCTAAAGCCCAAGAATTGACTAAGAAGTACCAGCCTATTTTTGAAAAAGCGAGTCAAAAGACCTTTGTTACACAACACACAGCCTTTTCTTATCTCGCTAAACGCTTTGGTTTGAAACAACTTGGTATAGCAGGGATTTCCCCTGAACAAGAGCCAAGTCCGAGACAGTTGACAGAAATCCAAGAATTCGTTAAAACCTATAAGGTTAAAACCATCTTTACTGAGAGCAATGCTTCTTCTAAAGTCGCTGAGACCTTGGTCAAATCAACAGGAGTTAGTCTAAAGACACTCAATCCTTTAGAAGCAGATCCTGAAAATGACAAAACTTACTTAGAAAATCTAGAAGAAAACATGAATGTTCTAGCAGAAGAATTAAAATGA